TGGTTGTTGTTATTCTTGCAGAGGCGGCGGCCCATGATGCGGTTTTTGGCCACTTCGCGGGGCAGAAGAATTTCAACCACGTAGTCAAGCTGCATGCCTTCTTTCTGAAGGGCGTCCCACAGCTTCTGGGCCTGCACGGTATTGCGGGGGAAGCCGTCAAGCAGCCAGCCCTGCTGACCCTTGGTCTTCAGGGTTTCCAGCACCATGGGAATGGTGATGTCATCGGGCACGAGGTCGCCGCGATCAATGTAAGCTTTGGCTTTTTTGCCCAGCTCGGTGCCGCCGCCGATGTGTTCACGGAAGATGGCCCCGGATTCGATGTGGGCGAGGTTGTACTTCTGCTTGATCAGGTCGCCCTGAGTGCCTTTGCCGCTGCCGTTGGGGCCAAAAATAAGGATATTCACGGGTACTCTCCTTGCCGGAACCGAGTTAGTTTGTGCAAAAAAGAACACAACTGGCACCCTATCCCCTAAAATAGGCCCTGTCAACGGGTGCTGGGAAGAATGCTCGACATGTTGCAGCCCCCGGGCCGCTGCCTACCGAAAGAGCTTCCAGGTGCCTTCCACCACGCTGCCAAGCACATCCACAAAACCCTGGGTGATGCCGCCAATGGTGTTGAGCAACAGTTTGCCAGCGCCAATGGATGTTTTGCTGTTATCCAGGCTGCCGTAAAGGCGCATGGGGAATTCTGGAAGATTCTTCATGTTTACAGTAAAGTTGCAGTCAAGGGTCTCGTTGTTGAGGTCTATCCATCCGCCGCCGGTAACAGTGAGATCCTGCCCCTTGAGATAAAAATCACCACTTTTTGCAATGCCGTTGGTGATCGCACCGGAGCTGCCCGCAGCATCAAAGCGGGTGGGTTTGCCCTTGAGCTGGCCGTCTTTGTCGCGCGACTGGTAAAAGCCATTATGAACGTTGAAGCGCCATTTGCCGTTCAGACGTGCGGGCAACTGGTTTGCCCCTGTCAGTTCCGCGTCAACCTCGGAGCTTATGCTCGCGCGTCCACCAAGGGCAGCGCTGCCGCCGCGATCCTTGCTTGCTGCGGCAAGGTCAAAGCCCTCGATGGAAAGGGCATTGGCAAATCCCAGCCCTTTGTTGAAGCGCATTTCACCATGTGCAGACACGGGCGAGCCATAAAATTTGCCGCCCTGGCTTTCATAGCGCAGGGTTCCGTTCTCTATCTTGGCTTTAAGGCGCAGGTCATCGGTGCGCAGTTTCCACAGGGTGAGCTGGCCAACGTGCGCTTCGCCCTCAGCGGAAAATGCGCGCATGAAGCGCAGATCCCACGGTTTGCTCTCGGCCTTTTTTTTGCTTTTGCCGCCATCTGCCTGCCCGGCGGCCTTGTCGCCCACGTAGCGGTCAAGATCAATCTGCGGAGCGGAGAGTTTGAACCGCAGGGCCAGCTCCTTGCGCCAGTCAAGGCTGATACTGCCTGAAATATCGTTTTGATCTACCTTGGCGCGGAACTCAGACAGCGCCAGGGATCCGCTATCGCCCTTGAAGGCGGTGTCCAGCTCGATCCGGCGCAGGGGTTGGGGCACATTGGGGTTGGCAGCGCCCAGCAGGCGCAGTGTTTTTGTGCTGTCCGGGATAAAGGCGGAGACCTTGCCCTGCCAGACCATGCCGTCCTTGCCCATGCCCAGTTGTCCTGATCCGGAAATGTCCGCCCCAAGGGCGTTCACGTGCATGTCTGTGGCCGAAAGCTGGTTGCGCGCCGCCTGACAGCTGAATTTGCCGCTGATCTGTGCTTGCAGGCCCTCTGGCTGGAAGGATTTTCCCGGGCTGAGGCTCAGGCTGATGGTGCCGGGCAGGTTTTGAAAATCCATGTTGCCGCCGCCCTGTCCATCGCCGCTGAACCAGAGCCTGCCGTTGAGGTCCACGCTGGCGTCAATACCTTCATCGGCAATGGTAGCGGTCCACTGGCCTTCAAGGCCCAGACGGCTTTGCTCCCAGGCCGCTGTGCGGGCTTTAAGACTCACATCAAGCGTTTTAAAGCCCACAGCGCCGGGGGAGGCCTTGCCGGGAATATTGTTCGGCGGGCGCAACTGGCCTTTTTCGGCCCGGGCGCTTACCGTGCCGCGCAACTTGCCCAGAAAAACATCCAGCTCCCGCCCCTGGCTCATGACGTCCACATCACCGCGCAGCTTGCCGCCGCTCACGGGCATGACCGGGAGGTCTTTTGCCAGATTTTCGCCGTTAACGTCACGCATGTGCAGGCGGATGGCGTAGGGGGTATCCGGGTGACCGCCCATGATGGTGTCGCCCTTGACACTGCCGCCGTATAGAGTGCCGTCAACAATCAGCAGCGTGTCTTCAAAGTGGGTGACCTGGTCGACCAGCCCCTGCTTGATGACGACCAGCGCGTCGTTGATGACAATGGGGCCGTAGTTCACCCGGGTTGCAGCCAGTCGGATGTTGTAATCAAGACCGATTTCGCCGGGCACAACCGGTTTGCCGGGCATGGGAGTGAGCGGCCCGTGCCCGTACCGCGGTTCGGCAGGCAATACACCCACCGATTCGGGAATGGCACGCCCCAGATTCACAGTTTCGGCTTTGAGATCCAGCAGCAGTTCAGGCCTGGCCCAGCTCGCAACGCCGCCGGAACCCAAAAAGCGGCTGCCTGCGGCAGTTACGTCAATATGCGGAACGCGCAGCCCCCTGCCGTCCACAGAAAAATCAAGGGTGCCCAGGGTTACTTCGTCCAGTGCCACTTGAAGACCGGGCGCCAGATTACGGGCAAAGCCCAGCCATTCCGTCAGGCTTGCGCGCTGCAACTGCAGGCGGCCTTCAATACTGAATGTGTCTGGCCCGCCCAAGCGCAGCATGCCGTTGACGTTCACATCGTCCTGCTCAAGCCGCAGGCGCAGGTTTTCAAGGCTGATGCCCTGATCTTCCTTGTTGCGTTGGGCCACGGTGCCGGTCACGTGGGCAGGCAGCAGCACTTCATCCTTGCGCAGTTCGCCTTCAAGGTCGCTGGTCAGGCTCCAGCCATTGGCATCAGCCTTGAGCCCCAGAGCAAAGTTGAGGCGGGCCAGCCAGTTGGGCAGCTGTATTGTACCCTTGACCGCCAGTTGCGGCGTTTTTGCCAGGGGGGCCGAGAGGTCTGTCTTGCCTTCCAGATTGAGGTGCTCAACCTTGGCTGGCGTTTGACCTTCTGGCTGAAGAATCGCTGTGGCGCAAAAAAAGTTGCCCTCAAGGCGTGTGCCCGAGGCGGTTTCCAGGTCGCATTGCAGTCCGTTGGCCGTCATTTGCGTTTTGTCCGCGCCGATGATGTCCACTTCGCCCTGTGAAACAGCCAGTCTGAACCGACCCGGCAAAATGTCCGGCAACAGAGCCGCGCTTCCAGTGCTGTCCCCGGCAAGCCGGGACAGCCACGACTGTATGGAATCCTGCGCAGGGGACTCTTGCGCGGCAACGCTTTGCGAGGGAACCGCCGTATCTGTTACGGCTGGGATCGTTGCATCCTGTGCCGGTGGAGTGTTGCCCTTTGCCGTTGGGGATGCGGCAGGCTGAGGGGCGGATTTTGGGGAGGTTTTTTGGGGTGTTCCGCTATTTACTGGTGCGGCCTGGGCTGCAACAGGCTGAGCGGTTTCGGCATTGTCAGGGAGCAGAAAGGGCAGGCTGAGCGCCACGGGCAGTTCGCCCTTGAGGCGGGGGCGCAGCAAGGTGATATTGCGGGGCAGCAGTTCGCCGCGCAGCAGCGCCAGAAAGTCGGGCCTGAGTGTGGCGTAGGCAACGGTAAAATTAAAGTTCTTGCCCTCCACGCTGGCATTGCTGACAGCCAGGGAGGGCAACGGCAAAAGGGCCACATTGACCGATTCAACAGTAATATTCAGGCCGGTGCTGGCGGCAATCTGTTCAATATAATGTTGGGCCAGCGCCTCGGGATTGCGTTGCAATAGCCAAAAGACCGCCGCCGACATAGCCGACAGGGTTAACAGAAGCGCCAGAAAAATGCGCGTTATAAGACGAAGTCGGCCAGGGTTGAGCAGCATGTGCATTCTCGCGTCTTGACGCCTTGGGGCGTCAAGGCTAGGTTTTGAACCTATTGCAAATCGGGCCTGTTGGCAACTGCCAGGCATGAGATGCCAAGCACTGTGCGCAGTTAGCGCAGAACCACATTACTGTTGCCGGGGGTGCATGAAGCGGCTTTTGTGGATAGGCAGTCCTTTTTTCAGCGACGCCCTTTCTTCCTGCGGCTGGGATGCTGTGGCCCGGCACAATTTTGAGCATGCCGCCGTGTTTGGCTGGCATGATCTGGTGCGTATTGCGGGTTTTGAGCCAGACGTGCTGGTAGTGGCCGACAAAAGCCGCGCTCCCTATGTGCTTGGCGTAGAGGATTTTCCGTGCCTCACTGTGTTCTACAGCGTGGATTCTCACATCCATTCGTGGCAACCGTATTACGCTCAGGCTTTTGATGTCTGCATTGCGTCTTTGCGCGATCATTTGCCGCGTTTTGCAGGGGCATATCTGCCCGCAGATCGGGTGTGGTGGTCTCCTGCCTTTGCCTGGGCTCAGGATGCGCCCGAGCCGCAGACTGCCAAGGATATGGACTGCGTGTTTGTGGGCACGGTCAATGCCAATCTGCCGTGCCGCACGGCCTTTCTGGAAAAGTGCCGTAGCGGATTGCCGGAATTGCAGATTGTAACCGGCTCCTACCGCCATTTATACGCAAGGGCGCGGGTGGTGCTGAACCACTGCGAGCACGGCGACCTGAACTTTCGGGTTTTTGAGGCCTTGGGCTGCGGCAGTTGCCTTGTGACCCCGCGCATTGGGCATGGGCTGACGGATATTTTTGCCGAGGGCGAGCACATGCTCTGCTATGGGGCGGATACGGCAGACAATGGCAGCATTGTGGATGCTGCAACCGCTGCTGGCGAGGCCGTGGCGCAGGTGCGCTATCTGCTTGGGCACCCGGATGTTGCTGCGCGCATGGGGCAGGCCGCGCTGGCCTGCATAGACGGAGGCCACAGGGCGGTGCACCGCGCAAGAGCTTTCAGCGACAAAGTGCGCGCCCTCCTGACCAGCGACCCGCAGTGCGTTGCGCGCCGCAGGGGCCGGGCAGTAGCCATCCGCAAGGATTGCCTGCGTTTGCCCTATCTGCATTGGGCCGAGGAGTTGCGCAGTACCGGGTTGAGCGAGGCCTATCTGGCGGCTGCCAAGGGAGAATTCGGGCTGACAGGGCGGGGATGAGCATAAAAAAACGTTGAGAATGGGTATTCTCAACGTTGATGAGCTTTAATTCCTGCTGTTTCTTCCTGAAGAAGCGGGAATACCCACAGCCGGGTCAAAATGTAGATCCAGCGCCGGGTCTACGTCGGGCGCGCTGCTGACGTTCTGGGCGGGTTCATCAAAACTCAGATGCAGCAGAGGGTCTTGCGCTGGCTGCGGGGCAGGGCGGGGCGCAAGATGGGCGGCTCCCCTGGGGGAGAATGCTGCATCGGCTGGTTCCGTCACGTCCAGCGCGTCAAGGCGCGATTCCATAGAGCGCAGCAATACACGCATCTGGGCGTGTTCTTCATGCAGCGATCTGCAAAGTTTTTCCTGGCTGCGCAGCATGTGGTACAGCACAGCCAGTATTCCGAAGAAGCACAAAAAAATGAAAAGCATGATGGAAAACATGGCAGGCCTCCAAAAATACAAGCCGGGAAGGCCCGGCCAGCAGTTTTTATATACGTTCAACACTTCTTGGGCAAGGAGCTTTTATGGCCGCGCAACACATTGAACCGCATCTTGTAATGGCAGACGAGCGCGGCAATATCTATGATGATCCCGATCTGCTCATGGTTTGTCGGCGCGGCGCGCAGTGGGGGCTGCCGCGCCCGGATGAACTGATTCCCCTGCCGGAAGAAAGTGAATTCTTTCTGCTGCCAGGGCGTCAGGCCGTGGGCCTTGATCCCGAAACAGGGCGCATCGCGCCCCCTGAGGGCGAGGCCCAGCTTGCCGTAGCGGCCTTTGCTGCACCCGGCTACACGCTTTCGGCCCATCCTGCCTATGAAAGCGGCGAAAACGCGCCCATGTTGCCATTGTTTGCCTATGGGGCCGTGGGGTTCGCCAGAGGGCGGTTCTATATCTGCGCCCGCAGGGTGGATACCGAACCCCGGCAGATTTTCAGCAATATTCCGCGTGGCCGTATTGAACTGGGTGCCCGCGCCCTGCTGCGCGATTACCCCAAGAACAGGCTTATCCGGCATATTATGGATAACTGCGTGGCGCGCTACGATTGCCCTGCGGCCCGCAACTTTGCTCTGGGCCGTTACGAGGCTCCGCTGCCGTCGTCCCGCGCCTGCAATGCCAGCTGTATTGGGTGTATTTCCGCGCAGGAAAAGGATTCGCCCATTCAGTCAACGCCGCAGTGCCGCCTTGCCTTTACGCCCAGCCCGGAAGAGCTGGCCGAGGTCATGCGCGTCCATTCCGGGCGCGAAACCCGCACGCCCATTTATTCCTTTGGGCAAGGCTGCGAGGGCGATCCGCTTATGAATCCTGATCTGCTGGTGGAGAGCGTGCGCCAGTTCCGCGCGGGCGAAGGCCCAGGCACTGTCAACTGCAATACCAACGCCTCCCGGCCAGAGGCTGTGATCCGCCTTGCCGAAGCCGGGTTGACCAGCATGCGCGTGAGCCTGAACAGCGCACGGAGCGGCCTCTATGAGCGCTATTACAGGCCATCCGGCTATTCCTTTAACGATGTGCGCACCTCCATTCGCGAGGCCCGCAGCCGTGGCATATGGGTTTCGTTGAATCTGTTGGTCTTCCCCGGCGTTACGGATACGGAAGAAGAACTGGACGCTCTGGCGCGTCTGGTGGGCGAAAACGGCGTGAGCATGATCCAGTGGCGCAACCTCAATATTGATCCCGAATGGTACTTCAAACTCATGAGCGGCGGCGAGGGGCAGCAGAAACTGGAACTCTCGCCCAGCATGGGGCTGACATCGTTCATGAAGCGCCTCAAAAAGCTCTGCCCCTGGCTGCGCTATGGTTATTTTAACCCCTATCTGGGTGCAAAGGCCGAACTTGCCGCGCCCATGCCGGGCGAATGGACCATGCCAGCCCCGCGCGCCAGAGAGGCGGCAATAGAAGATGGTCTGGACGCCGGGGCAGAAGAGGACTTGCACAACGGA
Above is a window of uncultured Desulfovibrio sp. DNA encoding:
- a CDS encoding adenylate kinase; the protein is MNILIFGPNGSGKGTQGDLIKQKYNLAHIESGAIFREHIGGGTELGKKAKAYIDRGDLVPDDITIPMVLETLKTKGQQGWLLDGFPRNTVQAQKLWDALQKEGMQLDYVVEILLPREVAKNRIMGRRLCKNNNNHPNNIFIDAIKPTGDVCRVCGGALSSRSDDQDEGAINKRHDIYYNTTDGTLAAAYFYKDLAGAGKTKYIELNGEGSIDSIKETLLSKLA
- a CDS encoding AsmA-like C-terminal region-containing protein; translation: MLLNPGRLRLITRIFLALLLTLSAMSAAVFWLLQRNPEALAQHYIEQIAASTGLNITVESVNVALLPLPSLAVSNASVEGKNFNFTVAYATLRPDFLALLRGELLPRNITLLRPRLKGELPVALSLPFLLPDNAETAQPVAAQAAPVNSGTPQKTSPKSAPQPAASPTAKGNTPPAQDATIPAVTDTAVPSQSVAAQESPAQDSIQSWLSRLAGDSTGSAALLPDILPGRFRLAVSQGEVDIIGADKTQMTANGLQCDLETASGTRLEGNFFCATAILQPEGQTPAKVEHLNLEGKTDLSAPLAKTPQLAVKGTIQLPNWLARLNFALGLKADANGWSLTSDLEGELRKDEVLLPAHVTGTVAQRNKEDQGISLENLRLRLEQDDVNVNGMLRLGGPDTFSIEGRLQLQRASLTEWLGFARNLAPGLQVALDEVTLGTLDFSVDGRGLRVPHIDVTAAGSRFLGSGGVASWARPELLLDLKAETVNLGRAIPESVGVLPAEPRYGHGPLTPMPGKPVVPGEIGLDYNIRLAATRVNYGPIVINDALVVIKQGLVDQVTHFEDTLLIVDGTLYGGSVKGDTIMGGHPDTPYAIRLHMRDVNGENLAKDLPVMPVSGGKLRGDVDVMSQGRELDVFLGKLRGTVSARAEKGQLRPPNNIPGKASPGAVGFKTLDVSLKARTAAWEQSRLGLEGQWTATIADEGIDASVDLNGRLWFSGDGQGGGNMDFQNLPGTISLSLSPGKSFQPEGLQAQISGKFSCQAARNQLSATDMHVNALGADISGSGQLGMGKDGMVWQGKVSAFIPDSTKTLRLLGAANPNVPQPLRRIELDTAFKGDSGSLALSEFRAKVDQNDISGSISLDWRKELALRFKLSAPQIDLDRYVGDKAAGQADGGKSKKKAESKPWDLRFMRAFSAEGEAHVGQLTLWKLRTDDLRLKAKIENGTLRYESQGGKFYGSPVSAHGEMRFNKGLGFANALSIEGFDLAAASKDRGGSAALGGRASISSEVDAELTGANQLPARLNGKWRFNVHNGFYQSRDKDGQLKGKPTRFDAAGSSGAITNGIAKSGDFYLKGQDLTVTGGGWIDLNNETLDCNFTVNMKNLPEFPMRLYGSLDNSKTSIGAGKLLLNTIGGITQGFVDVLGSVVEGTWKLFR
- a CDS encoding glycosyltransferase; this translates as MKRLLWIGSPFFSDALSSCGWDAVARHNFEHAAVFGWHDLVRIAGFEPDVLVVADKSRAPYVLGVEDFPCLTVFYSVDSHIHSWQPYYAQAFDVCIASLRDHLPRFAGAYLPADRVWWSPAFAWAQDAPEPQTAKDMDCVFVGTVNANLPCRTAFLEKCRSGLPELQIVTGSYRHLYARARVVLNHCEHGDLNFRVFEALGCGSCLVTPRIGHGLTDIFAEGEHMLCYGADTADNGSIVDAATAAGEAVAQVRYLLGHPDVAARMGQAALACIDGGHRAVHRARAFSDKVRALLTSDPQCVARRRGRAVAIRKDCLRLPYLHWAEELRSTGLSEAYLAAAKGEFGLTGRG
- a CDS encoding radical SAM protein, translated to MAAQHIEPHLVMADERGNIYDDPDLLMVCRRGAQWGLPRPDELIPLPEESEFFLLPGRQAVGLDPETGRIAPPEGEAQLAVAAFAAPGYTLSAHPAYESGENAPMLPLFAYGAVGFARGRFYICARRVDTEPRQIFSNIPRGRIELGARALLRDYPKNRLIRHIMDNCVARYDCPAARNFALGRYEAPLPSSRACNASCIGCISAQEKDSPIQSTPQCRLAFTPSPEELAEVMRVHSGRETRTPIYSFGQGCEGDPLMNPDLLVESVRQFRAGEGPGTVNCNTNASRPEAVIRLAEAGLTSMRVSLNSARSGLYERYYRPSGYSFNDVRTSIREARSRGIWVSLNLLVFPGVTDTEEELDALARLVGENGVSMIQWRNLNIDPEWYFKLMSGGEGQQKLELSPSMGLTSFMKRLKKLCPWLRYGYFNPYLGAKAELAAPMPGEWTMPAPRAREAAIEDGLDAGAEEDLHNGSDSE